One Brassica napus cultivar Da-Ae chromosome C2, Da-Ae, whole genome shotgun sequence DNA window includes the following coding sequences:
- the LOC111213885 gene encoding monocopper oxidase-like protein SKS2, producing MAAAYFFSRFTTFSFLFSLALLCGFSLAGDPSVSYVFEVSYITASPLGVPQQVIAMNGKFPGPVINATTNYNVDVNVFNRLDEPFLFTWNGIEIRGESWQDGVLGTNCPIPPNWNFTYSFQVKDQIGSFFYFPSLSLQRASGGFGPIIINNRDRIPIPFNEPDGEISFMIGDWYTQNHTALRGVLDSGEELGMPDGVLINGKGPYKYTSSVPDGIHYETINVDPGKTYRIRVHNVGTSTSLNFRIQNHKMLLVETEGHYNSQTNFTDFDIHVGQSYSFLVTMDQNASTDYYIVASARFVNETAWQRVTGVGILHYSNSEGQASGPLPVPATDVSQPWSVMNQQRAIKQNTSASGARPNPQGSYHYGEINITGTYILRSMPPTKINGSVRATLNGISFLNPSTPMRLADKHKVNGVYKLDFPERPADNIPPRLESSIINATYKGFIQIIFQNNDTKVQSFHIDGYSFYVVAMDFGNWTEDKKGSYNNWDAVSRSTVEVYPGAWTAVLLSLDNAGVWNIRVQNLDRWYLGQETYMRIINPEENGSTEMDQPGNALYCGALKSMQKDQIHSSATSILNEKLNLVFSLVMVLLALVPVFFC from the exons ATGGCGGCTGCTTATTTCTTCTCGCGGTTTACTACATTCTCTTTCCTCTTTTCCTTGGCTCTTCTCTGTGGATTTTCTCTAGCCGGCGATCCTTCCGTCTCCTACGTGTTTGAAGTCTCGTACATCACTGCTTCTCCTCTCGGCGTTCCTCAACAG GTTATAGCAATGAATGGGAAATTTCCAGGCCCTGTGATTAATGCTACCACAAACTACAATGTTGATGTTAATGTTTTCAATCGTTTGGATGAGCCTTTTCTATTCACCTG GAATGGGATCGAGATTCGGGGTGAATCGTGGCAAGACGGTGTTCTTGGCACAAACTGTCCCATCCCTCCGAACTGGAACTTCACTTACAGCTTTCAAGTGAAAGATCAAATCGGAAGTTTTTTCTATTTCCCCTCACTTAGCCTTCAGAGAGCTTCTGGTGGTTTTGGACCAATCATAATCAATAACCGGGATCGTATTCCTATCCCGTTCAATGAGCCTGATGGCGAAATCAGCTTTATGATTGGCGATTGGTATACTCAGAACCATACA GCATTAAGGGGTGTACTTGACTCTGGTGAAGAACTTGGGATGCCTGATGGAGTCCTCATCAATGGGAAAGGTCCTTACAAGTACACTAGCAGTGTACCTGATGGAATCCACTATGAAACCATTAATGTTGATCCAG GGAAAACATACAGGATCCGTGTTCACAATGTTGGTACCTCCACAAGCTTGAACTTCAGGATTCAGAACCACAAAATGCTCTTAGTTGAAACTGAGGGTCACTACAACTCGCAAACAAACTTCACCGATTTCGATATCCATGTGGGACAGTCTTATTCATTCTTGGTCACCATGGACCAAAACGCCTCAACTGACTACTACATTGTGGCGAGTGCTAGATTTGTGAACGAAACAGCGTGGCAAAGAGTCACCGGTGTTGGCATTCTCCATTATTCCAATTCCGAAGGACAGGCTTCTGGTCCTCTTCCAGTTCCAGCAACTGATGTTTCTCAACCTTGGTCTGTAATGAACCAACAAAGAGCCATAAA GCAAAACACATCTGCAAGTGGTGCTCGTCCAAATCCGCAGGGATCATATCACTACGGAGAGATAAACATCACAGGCACATACATCTTGAGGAGTATGCCTCCAACCAAAATCAATGGGTCAGTTCGTGCTACGCTTAATGGGATTTCATTTCTGAACCCAAGCACGCCCATGAGGCTTGCGGATAAGCATAAAGTGAACGGAGTTTATAAACTGGATTTCCCAGAGAGACCTGCTGACAATATACCTCCACGTTTGGAGAGTTCTATCATCAACGCGACATACAAGGGCtttattcaaattattttcCAGAACAATGACACAAAAGTCCAGAGCTTCCATATTGATGGATACTCGTTTTACGTTGTTGC GATGGACTTCGGTAACTGGACTGAAGACAAAAAAGGCTCTTATAACAATTGGGATGCAGTATCAAGAAGCACGGTCGAG GTTTACCCCGGGGCATGGACTGCTGTACTTCTTTCCCTCGATAATGCCGGAGTTTGGAACATCAGAGTTCAGAATCTTGACAGATGGTATCTTGGCCAAGAAACATACATGCGAATCATAAACCCTGAGGAGAACGGTAGCACAGAAATGGATCAGCCTGGAAATGCTCTTTACTGTGGTGCTCTCAAGAGCATGCAGAA GGACCAGATCCATAGCTCTGCAACatcaatattaaatgaaaaGTTGAATCTAGTTTTCAGCTTGGTGATGGTTCTGCTCGCCTTGGTTCCAGTATTTTTCTGTTAA
- the LOC106366918 gene encoding uncharacterized protein LOC106366918, translating to MEIWEKGIKLYWTCLWIYGLMDSTKTFLLQSLYMKILSWNCRGLRSHWTISYLRETWHKYKLEFLFLSETKQDFEFVQSFQDHFGYDSLVTVDPNVRSGGLALFYNNKFQVKILYSSKRMIDIEAMVKEKKVFLTFVYGEPVQKLREHVWERLTRFGLARSEPWFIFGDLNEITGNHEKDGGSLRCTTSFIPFNNMIRNSGLLEFPARGNTLSWQGRRGKGKGAVTVRCRFDRALANEEWHTLFPCSYTEYLRMVGSDHRPVIAFLEDNITKKKRGQFRFDKRWIGQEGLMDSIVAGWTENQEGHLGDLVTKITNCRHEISSWRKDNQPYGKDKIQELQQALEEVQMDNNRSQDEIIEVSRKLQEAYKDEEEYWHQKSRNMWHSSGDLNTKFYHALTKQRRVRNNIVGLHDETGNWITDEKGVEKVAVDYFEGLFTTTDPTEFDSFLDEIVPSISPQMNQILLRVATEEEVRQALFMMHPEKAPGPDGMTALFSSIPGI from the coding sequence ATGGAAATATGGGAAAAAGGAATTAAATTATATTGGACATGTCTGTGGATTTATGGCCTCATGGATTCGACAAAGACGTTTCTCTTACAAtcattatatatgaaaatattaagctGGAATTGCAGAGGACTTAGGAGTCATTGGACCATAAGTTATCTTCGAGAAACATggcataaatataaactagagtttttatttttatccgaGACAAAACAGGATTTCGAATTCGTACAAAGTTTTCAGGACCATTTTGGATATGATAGTTTGGTTACGGTGGATCCAAATGTGAGGAGTGGTGGATTAGctcttttttataataataaatttcaagttAAAATTCTATATTCCAGCAAGAGGATGATTGATATTGAGGCAATGGTTAAAGAGAAGAAAGTTTTCCTTACTTTTGTTTATGGGGAACCAGTACAAAAGCTAAGAGAACATGTATGGGAGAGATTAACTCGATTTGGATTAGCACGATCAGAACCTTGGTTTATTTTTGGAGATTTAAACGAGATCACTGGGAATCATGAAAAGGATGGGGGCTCTCTACGATGTACAACGTCATTTATTCCCTTCAATAATATGATTCGGAATAGTGGCTTACTAGAATTCCCTGCTCGTGGTAATACACTATCGTGGCAAGGACGAAGGGGTAAAGGAAAAGGAGCAGTGACGGTCAGATGTCGCTTTGATCGGGCTTTGGCAAATGAGGAATGGCATACACTTTTTCCATGTTCTTATACAGAGTATCTAAGAATGGTGGGTTCTGATCACCGGCCAGTGATTGCTTTCTTAGAGGATAatattacaaagaaaaaaagagggCAATTTAGGTTTGATAAAAGATGGATTGGTCAAGAGGGTCTCATGGATTCGATTGTAGCTGGCTGGACGGAGAATCAGGAAGGACATTTAGGAGATCTTGTTACAAAAATTACTAATTGTCGTCATGAAATATCTTCATGGCGTAAAGATAATCAACCATATGGGAAGGATAAAATCCAAGAACTCCAACAAGCACTGGAGGAAGTACAAATGGATAACAATAGATCACAAGATGAGATTATTGAGGTTTCTAGGAAATTGCAGGAGGCTTATAAGGATGAGGAGGAATATTGGCATCAGAAAAGTAGGAATATGTGGCATTCATCTGGAGATCTGAATACTAAATTTTATCATGCGTTGACAAAGCAACGTAGGGTTCGTAATAATATAGTGGGACTCCATGATGAAACAGGTAATTGGATAACGGATGAGAAAGGAGTTGAGAAAGTGGCAGTTGATTATTTTGAGGGTTTGTTCACGACCACGGATCCAAcggaatttgatagttttttggaCGAGATAGTACCATCTATTTCTCCCCAAATGAATCAGATATTACTGCGAGTGGCAACGGAGGAAGAGGTACGACAAGCTCTATTCATGATGCACCCGGAAAAAGCGCCAGGACCAGATGGGATGACAGCTCTTTTTTCCAGCATTCCTGGCATATAA